From a region of the Helianthus annuus cultivar XRQ/B chromosome 5, HanXRQr2.0-SUNRISE, whole genome shotgun sequence genome:
- the LOC110942145 gene encoding transcription factor MYB80, translating to MGRIPCCEKESVKKGQWTPEEDHKLSSYIAQHGTRNWRLIPKNAGLQRCGKSCRLRWTNYLRPDLKHGQFSDAEEQIIVRLHSVLGNRWSVIAAQLPGRTDNDVKNHWNTKLKKKLSGMGIDPVTHKPYSHLMAEIATTLAPPQVANLAEATLGCLKDEMLHLLTKKHIDIQFQSPVVQVHPAQPMINNNGTTSPSYHMTSKHEVNDDDTIEKIKIGLSRAIIQDQDHANTPSNKLWDMSHGATSENFPGFHYALPSFGHEGEGSPWSQSMCTGSTCTAGDQQGQFHQKMVDENGDESEGEKDARNVSSMFSQDCDLWDLPSNDLMNPLV from the exons atgggtAGGATTCCATGTTGTGAAAAGGAGAGTGTGAAGAAGGGTCAATGGACCCCTGAGGAAGATCATAAGTTATCTTCTTATATAGCTCAACATGGGACTCGAAATTGGCGGTTGATTCCTAAGAATGCAGGACTCCAAAGATGTGGGAAGAGTTGTCGGTTAAGGTGGACTAACTACCTGCGACCGGATCTAAAACATGGGCAGTTCTCGGATGCTGAGGAACAAATCATTGTCAGGCTACATTCCGTCTTAGGAAATAG GTGGTCAGTCATCGCGGCGCAATTGCCAGGACGGACAGATAACGATGTCAAGAATCACTGGAACACGAAACTGAAAAAGAAGCTATCGGGCATGGGGATAGATCCGGTGACACATAAGCCATACTCGCACCTCATGGCGGAGATAGCCACCACTCTAGCCCCGCCACAGGTGGCTAACTTAGCCGAAGCAACTCTCGGTTGCTTGAAAGATGAAATGCTACATCTCCTCACCAAGAAACACATAGATATTCAGTTCCAATCACCGGTTGTGCAGGTGCATCCTGCACAACCGATGATTAACAACAACGGCACCACATCACCTTCTTATCACATGACTTCAAAACACGAAGTTAATGATGATGATACCATTGAAAAGATCAAGATTGGATTATCGAGGGCGATTATACAAGATCAAGATCATGCAAATACACCATCAAACAAACTTTGGGACATGAGTCATGGAGCAACATCTGAAAATTTCCCTGGATTTCATTATGCTTTACCATCTTTTGGTCATGAAGGAGAGGGGTCTCCATGGAGTCAAAGCATGTGCACTGGAAGCACGTGCACAGCAGGTGATCAACAAGGTCAGTTTCATCAAAAAATGGTGGATGAAAATGGTGATGAGTCTGAAGGTGAGAAGGATGCAAGAAATGTTTCAAGTATGTTTAGCCAGGATTGTGATTTGTGGGATTTACCATCCAATGATCTCATGAATCCTTTGGTATAA
- the LOC110942148 gene encoding probable galactinol--sucrose galactosyltransferase 1, with amino-acid sequence MTVGAGISVTDRKLSVFGNPVLKDVHDNVFVTSSTGDGMINGAFIGVRSEQTGSRMVFPVGKLEGLRFMCVFRFKLWWMTQRMGNCGQDIPTETQFLIVETSEGSHFGENNEIDDGSHQSALYTVFLPILEGDFRAVIQGNSNNELEICLESGDPAVKEFEGSHLVFVAAGPDPFDVITNAVKSVERHLQTFSHRERKKMPNMLDWFGWCTWDAFYTDVTSEGVKQGLESFQKGGISPKFIIIDDGWQSVGMDPTSVEAKADNTANYANRLTHIKENHKFQKDGKEGHRVEDPSMGLRYVVTDIKDHHNVKYVYVWHALTGYWGGVRPGTGQYDSKLSFPIPSPGIESIENCDAFIAIAKNGLGLVDPEKVFNFYNELHSYLASAGVDGVKVDVQNILETLGAGHGGRVKLTRKYHQALEASVAKNFPDNGIISCMSHNTDGLYSAKRTAVMRASDDFWPHITASHTVHIASVAYNTVFLGEFMQPDWDMFHSLHPMADYHGAARAVGGCAIYVSDKPGHHDFNLLKKLVLPDGSILRAKLPGRPTRDCLFTDPTRDGKSLLKIWNVNNYTGVVGVFNCQGAGWCKDGKKILTHDEQPSTITGVIRAKDVNYLPKVADSTWDGDAVAYSHVGGGLVYLPKNASIPVTLKPREYEVFTVVPISKLSCGVGFAPIGLTEMFNSGGAISEFRYETEKEGNVELKVRGCGVFGAYSTRKPTRVIIDSKETEFGYEERSGLVSIKLSVPEKEMYLWDIIIQV; translated from the exons ATGACGGTTGGAGCAGGTATATCTGTAACTGATCGGAAGCTCAGTGTGTTCGGAAATCCTGTGTTGAAGGACGTACATGACAATGTTTTCGTCACTTCTTCAACCGGTGACGGTATGATCAATGGCGCGTTCATCGGCGTTCGATCGGAACAAACCGGTAGTCGTATGGTGTTTCCGGTTGGAAAACTCGA GGGATTGAGGTTTATGTGTGTGTTCCGTTTCAAACTATGGTGGATGACACAAAGAATGGGGAATTGCGGTCAGGACATACCTACCGAAACTCAGTTTCTTATAGTCGAAACGAGTGAAGGTTCACATTTCGGAGAAAATAATGAAATCGATGACGGATCACACCAATCTGCTCTATATACAGTCTTCTTGCCAATTCTTGAGGGTGATTTTAGAGCGGTTATACAAGGAAATTCTAATAACGAATTGGAGATTTGCTTGGAAAGTG GAGATCCTGCTGTAAAAGAGTTTGAAGGTAGTCATCTGGTTTTTGTGGCTGCTGGACCCGACCCGTTCGATGTTATCACCAACGCAGTCAA GAGTGTGGAGAGACATTTACAAACATTCTCTCATCGCGAAAGAAAGaag ATGCCGAATATGTTGGATTGGTTTGGCTGGTGCACATGGGATGCTTTTTACACTGATGTTACTTCTGAAGGTGTAAAACAAGGCCTTGAAAG TTTTCAGAAAGGAGGTATCTCACCAAAATTTATTATCATTGATGATGGATGGCAATCAGTTGGTATGGACCCCACTAGTGTTGAAGCTAAAGCGGATAATACGGCTAA TTATGCAAATAGGCTAACTCATATTAAAGAAAATCACAAATTCCAGAAAGACGGTAAAGAAGGTCACAGAGTCGAGGACCCGTCTATGGGACTTCGTTATGTTGTTACAGACATTAAAGATCATCACAACGTCAA GTATGTTTATGTTTGGCATGCGTTAACCGGATACTGGGGCGGAGTGAGACCTGGAACGGGGCAATACGATTCAAAACTATCATTTCCGATTCCCTCTCCAGGAATCGAATCCATCGAAAACTGTGATGCTTTTATAGCCATTGCCAAGAACGGGCTCGGTCTTGTTGACCCTGAAAAAGTCTTCAACTTTTACAATGAATTGCATTCTTACCTCGCGTCTGCTGGTGTTGATGGTGTGAAGGTAGATGTGCAAAACATTCTAGAAACACTTGGAGCGGGCCATGGTGGTCGGGTCAAACTTACGAGGAAGTACCATCAGGCGTTGGAAGCTTCAGTTGCTAAAAACTTCCCTGATAATGGCATCATTTCGTGCATGAGTCACAACACAGATGGTTTGTACAG TGCCAAGAGGACAGCTGTTATGCGTGCATCCGATGATTTTTGGCCACATATTACAGCTTCACACACGGTCCATATTGCTTCTGTTGCTTATAATACAGTCTTCCTTGGAGAATTCATGCAGCCGGATTGGGATATGTTTCAT AGCTTGCATCCCATGGCTGATTATCACGGTGCTGCTCGTGCTGTTGGCGGCTGTGCTATTTATGTTAG TGACAAGCCTGGGCATCATGactttaatttattaaaaaagcTTGTGCTTCCTGATGGATCGATACTGCGGGCCAAACTTCCAGGGAGACCAACAAGAGATTGCTTGTTTACTGATCCCACCAGAGACGGAAAAAG CCTTTTGAAGATCTGGAACGTTAACAATTACACTGGAGTGGTGGGAGTTTTCAACTGCCAGGGAGCAGGGTGGTGCAAAGACGGTAAAAAGATCCTCACGCACGATGAACAACCAAGCACCATCACTGGCGTCATCAGGGCTAAAGATGTAAATTACTTGCCTAAAGTTGCCGATTCTACATGGGATGGTGATGCAGTTGCATACAGTCACGTCGGCG GTGGACTGGTTTACCTACCAAAGAATGCATCCATCCCAGTAACATTGAAACCGAGAGAATACGAGGTTTTTACAGTAGTTCCTATTTCGAAACTGTCATGTGGTGTCGGTTTTGCTCCCATAGGTTTGACGGAAATGTTCAACTCTGGAGGGGCGATTTCGGAATTCCGGTATGAGACAGAGAAAGAAGGAAATGTGGAGTTGAAAGTTAGAGGGTGTGGTGTGTTTGGCGCGTATTCAACTAGAAAACCGACTAGAGTAATTATTGATTCGAAAGAAACCGAATTTGGGTATGAAGAAAGAAGTGGACTTGTTAGTATTAAACTGAGTGTTCCTGAAAAGGAAATGTATTTATGGGATATCATCATTCAAGTGTGA